A region from the Ciconia boyciana chromosome 1, ASM3463844v1, whole genome shotgun sequence genome encodes:
- the RPL3 gene encoding large ribosomal subunit protein uL3 — translation MSHRKFSAPRHGSLGFLPRKRSSRHRGKVKSFPKDDPSKPVHLTAFLGYKAGMTHIVREVDRPGSKVNKKEVVEAVTIVETPPMVIVGIVGYVQTPRGLRSFKTIFAEHISDECKRRFYKNWHKSKKKAFTKYCKKWQDEEGKKQLEKDFNSMKKYCQVIRVMAHTQMRLLPLRQKKSHLMEIQVNGGTVAEKVDWAREKLEQQVPVSTVFGQDEMIDVIGVTKGKGYKGVTSRWHTKKLPRKTHRGLRKVACIGAWHPARVAFSVARAGQKGYHHRTEINKKIYKIGQGYQIKDGKLIKNNASTDYDLSDKSINPLGGFVHYGEVTNDFIMLKGCVVGTKKRVLTLRKSLLVQTKRRALEKIDLKFIDTTSKFGHGRFQTAEEKKAFMGPLKKDRIAKEETA, via the exons ATG tctCACCGCAAGTTCTCAGCTCCGAGGCATGGGTCTCTGGGCTTCCTGCCCCGCAAGCGCAGTAGCAGGCACAGGGGCAAGGTGAAGAGCTTTCCCAAAGATGACCCCAGCAAGCCTGTCCATCTCACTGCCTTCTTGGGGTACAAAGCTGGCATGACCCACATTGTCCGTGAAGTTGACAGACCTGGATCCA AGGTGAACAAGAAGGAGGTGGTCGAGGCAGTCACTATAGTAGAGACTCCTCCCATGGTCATTGTGGGCATCGTGGGCTACGTGCAGACTCCTCGTGGTCTCCGCAGCTTCAAGACCATCTTTGCTGAGCATATCAGCGATGAGTGTAAGCGTCGCTTCTACAAGAACTG GCACAAGTCCAAGAAGAAGGCCTTCACCAAATACTGCAAGAAATGGCAAGATGAAGAAGGCAAAAAGCAGTTGGAGAAAGATTTCAATAGCATGAAGAAATACTGCCAGGTTATTAGAGTTATGGCTCACACTCAG ATGCGTTTGCTTCCCCTGAGACAGAAGAAGTCTCACCTGATGGAGATCCAGGTGAATGGTGGCACTGTTGCTGAGAAAGTGGATTGGGCCCGGGAGAAGCTGGAACAGCAGGTGCCTGTGTCAACTGTCTTTGGCCAGGATGAGATGATAGATGTCATTGGAGTCACCAAGGGCAAGGGGTATAAAG GTGTTACCAGCCGTTGGCACACCAAGAAGCTGCCCCGCAAGACTCACAGGGGTCTGCGCAAAGTGGCCTGCATTGGTGCATGGCACCCTGCTCGTGTGGCTTTCTCTGTGGCCCGGGCTGGTCAGAAGGGGTATCACCATCGGACTGAAATCAACAAGAAG atctACAAGATTGGCCAGGGTTACCAAATCAAGGATGGAAAGCTGATCAAAAACAATGCATCAACTGATTATGACTTGTCTGACAAGAGCATTAACCCTCTG GGAGGCTTTGTCCACTACGGTGAGGTGACCAATGACTTCATCATGCTGAAAGGCTGTGTTGTTGGGACCAAGAAGAGGGTCCTAACCCTGCGCAAG TCCCTGCTTGTGCAGACCAAGCGCCGGGCCCTGGAGAAGATTGACTTGAAGTTCATTGACACAACCTCCAAATTTGGTCATGGCCGCTTCCAGACAGCTGAGGAGAAGAAGGCTTTCATG ggacCACTCAAGAAAGATCGTATTGCAAAAGAGGAGACAGCTTAA